Proteins from a single region of Struthio camelus isolate bStrCam1 chromosome W, bStrCam1.hap1, whole genome shotgun sequence:
- the LOC138064126 gene encoding ribosome biogenesis protein NSA2 homolog produces MPQNEHIELHRKRHGRRLDYHERRRKKEGREAHERSRKAKKMIGLKAKLYHKQRHAEKIQMKKTIKMHEKRNTKEKNDEKTPKGAVPAYLLDREGQSRAKVLSNMIKQKRKEKAGKWEVPVPKVRAQGETEVLKVIRTGKRKKKAWKRMVTKVCFVGDGFTRKPPKYERFIRPMGLRFKKAHVTHPELKATFCLPILGVKKNPSSPLYTTLGVITKGTVIEVNVSELGLVTQGGKVIWGKYAQVTNNPENDGCINAVLLV; encoded by the exons aTG CCGCAGAACGAGCACATCGAGCTGCACCGCAAGCGGCACGGCCGCCGCCTGGACTACCATGagcggaggaggaagaaggagggcCGCGAGGCTCACGAGCGGTCGAGGAAGGCCAAGAAGATGATAGGGCTGAAGGCCAAGCTCTACCACAAGCAGCGCCACGCTGAGAAGATACAAATGAAAAAGAC cattaaaatgcatgaaaagagaaatacaaaggaaaagaacGATGAAAAGACACCTAAAGGAGCTGTACCAGCATACCTGTTGGACAGGGAGGGCCAGTCCCGAGCTAAAGTTCTCTCTAACATgatcaaacagaagagaaaagaaaaagct gggAAATGGGAGGTTCCTGTGCCAAAAGTCCGTGCACAAGgagaaacagaagttttaaaagtgATCcgtacaggaaagagaaagaagaaggccTGGAAGAGAATGGTTACAAAAGTTTGTTTTGTCGGAGATGGCTTTACGAGGAAACCTCCTAAATATGAACGATTCATTCGACCGATG GGCTTACGTTTCAAGAAGGCACATGTGACACATCCTGAACTTAAAGCTACTTTTTGCCTACCTATCCTTGGTGTAAAGAAGAATCCTTCTTCTCCTTTGTATACAACACTGGGTGTAATTACCAAAGGTACCGTCATTGAGGTGAATGTGAGTGAGCTTGGCCTCGTGACCCAAGGAGGCAAAGTAATCTGGG GGAAATATGCACAAGTAACAAACAATCCAGAAAACGATGGCTGTATTAATGCAGTTCTACTTGTCTAA